The following proteins come from a genomic window of Aequorivita marisscotiae:
- a CDS encoding DUF4230 domain-containing protein: MEYLFIGLAVGAVLAYFIFARFGGGGRREKVNAQSVILMEKIRSVCKFITVEGDFSEIFHYENVKDKWLNLVLGKKKALILIDAKAHIGFDLTKVRMHADTKTRTIVLTNFPQPELLSIETDFKYYNKKEGWANPFTAGDLTEINQEAKKHIVAKIPESGLLNEASKQALETIQLMEKLVDTINWKLDYTALQVDEIPQKIALEK; this comes from the coding sequence ATGGAATATCTATTTATAGGATTAGCTGTTGGCGCCGTTTTGGCATACTTTATTTTCGCGCGATTTGGCGGCGGGGGAAGAAGGGAAAAGGTAAACGCCCAATCGGTTATTTTAATGGAAAAAATTAGAAGTGTTTGCAAATTCATTACCGTTGAAGGCGATTTTTCTGAAATTTTCCACTACGAAAATGTAAAGGATAAATGGCTCAATTTAGTACTAGGGAAGAAGAAAGCCCTTATTTTAATTGATGCAAAAGCGCACATTGGTTTTGACCTCACCAAAGTACGGATGCACGCCGATACCAAAACCCGAACAATTGTTTTAACTAATTTTCCCCAACCCGAATTACTTTCCATTGAAACAGATTTTAAATATTACAATAAAAAAGAAGGTTGGGCAAACCCATTTACTGCTGGCGATTTAACCGAAATAAATCAAGAAGCCAAAAAACATATTGTCGCCAAAATTCCAGAGAGTGGTTTGCTGAACGAAGCTTCAAAACAAGCGTTGGAAACCATTCAACTTATGGAAAAATTAGTTGATACTATTAATTGGAAACTTGATTACACAGCCTTGCAAGTTGATGAAATACCTCAAAAAATTGCCTTGGAAAAATGA
- a CDS encoding DUF4260 domain-containing protein: MKTTLKLEEAAQFILAIFLFSQLEYAWWWFPALLLTPDIGMIGYLINSKSGAFTYNLLHNKAIAIAIGLVGFYGNYSLLILIAVILFAHASLDRIFGYGLKFPDNFKHTHLGRIGN, translated from the coding sequence ATGAAAACAACCTTAAAACTCGAAGAAGCGGCGCAATTTATTTTGGCAATTTTTCTTTTTTCGCAGCTAGAATATGCGTGGTGGTGGTTTCCCGCGCTATTGCTCACTCCAGACATTGGAATGATTGGGTATTTAATAAATTCTAAAAGTGGTGCATTTACATACAATCTACTTCACAACAAAGCCATAGCCATCGCTATTGGTTTGGTAGGGTTTTACGGTAACTATTCGTTGTTAATTTTAATAGCTGTAATTTTGTTCGCTCATGCGTCGCTGGATAGAATTTTTGGATATGGATTAAAATTTCCAGACAATTTTAAACATACGCATTTGGGAAGAATAGGAAATTAA
- a CDS encoding cyclase family protein, whose product MKTTIEIQNKTILVNLSKPLDISIPLQASEKNPLAWYQNKPTIKPVIMGEWTGKVSEGASVNFNNVFFNPHAHGTHTECFGHISKEFHAINDSLKTFFFLAEVISVQPEKVGEDEIISEESIKKSLNGKTPEAVVIRTLPNNSEKKSKHWSNTNWPYLNEKAALFLREIGVKHLLIDLPSVDKEKDDGNLLAHKAFWNYPKNPRTDCTISELIFVPTAIKDGSYLLNLQLASFHNDASPSKPVLYKIF is encoded by the coding sequence ATGAAAACCACGATAGAAATTCAAAATAAAACCATACTCGTTAACCTATCCAAACCATTGGATATTTCAATCCCTTTGCAAGCATCGGAAAAGAATCCATTGGCTTGGTACCAAAACAAACCCACCATTAAACCCGTAATAATGGGTGAGTGGACGGGAAAAGTTTCCGAAGGTGCTTCGGTAAATTTCAACAATGTTTTTTTCAATCCGCACGCCCACGGTACACATACCGAATGTTTTGGACATATTTCAAAAGAATTCCACGCTATAAACGACTCATTAAAAACCTTCTTTTTTTTAGCCGAAGTAATTTCGGTACAACCCGAAAAAGTAGGGGAGGACGAAATCATTTCCGAAGAAAGCATTAAAAAATCCTTAAACGGAAAAACCCCCGAAGCCGTTGTAATTAGAACGCTTCCGAATAATTCAGAAAAAAAATCGAAACATTGGTCCAATACCAATTGGCCGTATCTTAACGAAAAAGCAGCGCTGTTTTTAAGGGAAATAGGCGTAAAACATTTGTTGATTGACTTGCCCTCGGTAGATAAAGAGAAAGACGACGGCAACCTTTTGGCACATAAAGCTTTTTGGAATTATCCGAAAAACCCTCGTACAGATTGTACAATTTCAGAACTAATCTTTGTTCCCACTGCAATTAAAGACGGTAGCTACTTGCTTAACCTGCAGCTAGCCTCATTCCATAATGATGCTTCGCCCAGCAAACCAGTTTTATATAAAATTTTTTAG
- the hemW gene encoding radical SAM family heme chaperone HemW — MPKNTMLNHDYNRQNSGGIYIHIPFCKQACHYCDFHFSTSIKKKPELVEALCKELAMRKNELKTEVETIYFGGGTPSLLTIRELQLLIDEVYKNFKVSENPEITLEANPDDIVSVRAQSETIFSDYKTIGINRLSIGIQSFFEEDLKLMNRAHNAAEALESIKEAKQYFDNISIDLIYGIPGMTNERWKKNLSIALSIQVPHLSCYALTVEPKTALKKFIEKGIVPPVDEAVAKQHYEILLSETERAGYDNYEFSNFGKPGFHSRNNTAYWEGKPYLGIGPSAHGYDGNSRSWNVSNNTKYIKSIKAGILPLETETLSKPDKYNEYIMTGLRTKKGVSIEKVIREFGPKYSEYLLKQAEDSLKNKLLILENQTLKVSKKGKFLSDGIAADLFLVNLD, encoded by the coding sequence ATGCCGAAAAATACAATGCTCAATCACGATTATAACAGGCAGAATAGTGGCGGAATTTACATTCACATTCCGTTCTGTAAGCAAGCTTGCCACTACTGCGACTTCCACTTTTCTACTTCCATAAAGAAAAAGCCCGAATTGGTCGAAGCACTGTGCAAAGAATTGGCAATGCGAAAAAATGAATTAAAAACCGAAGTTGAAACCATTTATTTTGGCGGCGGCACCCCTTCATTGTTAACCATTCGGGAATTACAATTATTGATTGATGAAGTTTACAAAAACTTCAAAGTTTCGGAAAATCCTGAAATAACTCTCGAGGCAAACCCAGATGATATTGTATCGGTCCGTGCGCAGTCGGAAACTATTTTTAGCGATTATAAAACCATCGGTATAAACAGACTCTCTATAGGAATTCAATCTTTTTTTGAAGAAGATTTAAAGCTCATGAACCGCGCGCACAATGCTGCCGAAGCGTTGGAGTCTATAAAGGAGGCAAAACAATATTTCGATAACATCAGCATCGATTTAATTTATGGCATTCCCGGAATGACCAACGAACGCTGGAAGAAAAATCTGTCTATTGCTTTAAGCATACAGGTACCGCATCTTTCGTGTTATGCATTAACCGTTGAGCCAAAAACGGCTTTAAAGAAATTTATTGAAAAGGGAATCGTACCGCCCGTAGATGAAGCCGTTGCAAAACAACATTATGAAATTTTACTTAGCGAAACCGAAAGGGCAGGTTACGATAATTATGAATTTTCAAATTTTGGAAAACCAGGTTTTCATTCGCGTAATAATACGGCATATTGGGAAGGAAAACCTTACTTGGGCATTGGACCATCGGCACACGGTTACGATGGCAATTCGCGGAGTTGGAATGTTTCAAACAATACAAAATACATAAAAAGTATTAAAGCCGGCATACTGCCTTTAGAAACCGAAACCCTTTCAAAACCCGATAAATACAACGAATATATTATGACGGGATTGCGAACTAAAAAAGGGGTGTCAATAGAAAAAGTTATACGGGAGTTTGGTCCAAAATACTCCGAATATCTTTTAAAACAAGCCGAAGATTCATTAAAAAACAAACTTTTAATACTTGAAAATCAAACATTGAAAGTTTCAAAAAAGGGAAAGTTTTTAAGCGATGGTATTGCGGCCGATTTATTCTTAGTAAATTTAGATTGA
- a CDS encoding transporter substrate-binding domain-containing protein: MHRYLCFFLLLFSFLSIAQTNDEIIRVGYAGSAPFVIEGENEEGIVFDIWKEIAFDLNLKYTLQEYASVEAGIEAAKNNEIAILLGPTTINEERAEEISFSQPYYNTEMAILAPVQELTVWEKVSPIFSKTFLFAVLGLLLILTVVGFLFWLVEGRKFKEDYGERIHQGIGSGIWLAIVTMTTVGYGDYSPRTPAGRVVMGSWMILSLILATSFVAGIATTLSLTAREDKTITSIQQLDGKKVAVPDYKKIMDRVRNVDGQPIAVKTVSEGYKLLLEKKVDALIYDEIPLEYIFSDKEKDHYVLSKKKIEPQYYGFVFPIGSNLKRKVDLEIIHLQDTKEISHIVEDWISRN, translated from the coding sequence ATGCATCGTTATTTATGTTTTTTTCTTTTATTGTTTTCCTTTCTTTCTATTGCACAAACTAATGATGAAATAATTCGGGTAGGATATGCAGGTTCGGCTCCCTTTGTAATTGAAGGTGAAAATGAGGAAGGAATCGTATTTGATATTTGGAAAGAAATTGCCTTTGATCTAAACCTAAAATATACATTGCAGGAATACGCTTCGGTTGAAGCGGGAATTGAAGCTGCAAAAAATAACGAAATAGCCATCCTGTTGGGCCCGACCACAATAAATGAGGAACGCGCCGAGGAAATTTCGTTTTCACAACCCTATTACAATACCGAAATGGCCATTTTGGCGCCTGTACAGGAACTTACGGTTTGGGAAAAAGTGAGTCCTATTTTCTCAAAAACATTTTTGTTTGCAGTACTTGGATTATTGTTAATACTTACTGTTGTAGGCTTTTTATTTTGGCTGGTGGAAGGTAGAAAATTCAAAGAAGACTACGGAGAGCGCATACACCAGGGCATTGGCTCGGGTATTTGGTTGGCCATTGTTACGATGACCACGGTTGGGTATGGCGATTATTCGCCACGCACCCCAGCGGGCAGGGTAGTTATGGGTTCGTGGATGATACTATCGCTAATTCTTGCTACTTCTTTTGTGGCCGGAATTGCAACCACGCTTTCACTTACCGCGCGCGAAGACAAAACCATTACCAGCATACAGCAATTAGATGGTAAAAAAGTGGCGGTACCAGATTACAAAAAAATAATGGATCGGGTTCGGAATGTAGATGGGCAACCCATAGCTGTAAAAACGGTATCGGAGGGTTACAAGTTGCTTTTGGAGAAAAAAGTAGATGCTTTAATTTATGATGAAATTCCGTTGGAATATATTTTTTCAGATAAAGAAAAAGATCATTATGTGTTGAGTAAAAAGAAAATTGAACCGCAGTATTACGGTTTTGTGTTTCCTATAGGAAGCAATTTAAAAAGAAAGGTTGATTTAGAAATTATTCATTTACAGGATACAAAGGAAATTTCGCATATTGTGGAAGATTGGATTTCTAGAAATTAA
- the ruvC gene encoding crossover junction endodeoxyribonuclease RuvC, whose amino-acid sequence MENKTEKIILGIDPGTTIMGFGLIKVVGKKMKFLQLNELQLKKYDDHYLKLKLIFERTVELIDTHKPDEIAIEAPFFGKNVQSMLKLGRAQGVAMAAGLSREIPITEYSPKKIKMAITGNGNASKEQVAKMLQSVLSLKELPKNLDSTDGLAAAVCHFYNMGKVEVGKSYTGWAAFVKQNEGRVKK is encoded by the coding sequence ATGGAAAACAAAACTGAAAAAATAATTTTAGGAATTGATCCCGGAACCACAATTATGGGTTTTGGGCTTATAAAAGTTGTAGGAAAAAAAATGAAGTTTTTACAACTCAATGAGCTTCAACTAAAAAAATACGACGACCATTACCTAAAGTTAAAACTTATTTTTGAACGAACCGTAGAGCTTATAGACACACATAAGCCAGACGAAATAGCCATTGAGGCACCTTTTTTTGGCAAAAACGTTCAATCAATGTTAAAACTTGGAAGAGCGCAGGGAGTGGCAATGGCAGCGGGACTTTCACGGGAAATTCCCATTACCGAATACTCGCCCAAAAAAATTAAAATGGCTATTACCGGAAATGGCAATGCCAGCAAGGAGCAAGTGGCTAAAATGCTGCAAAGTGTTTTAAGTTTAAAGGAATTACCAAAAAATTTAGACAGTACCGATGGTTTGGCAGCGGCGGTTTGCCATTTTTACAATATGGGGAAAGTTGAGGTGGGCAAAAGCTACACGGGCTGGGCTGCTTTTGTAAAACAGAATGAAGGTCGTGTAAAAAAGTAA
- a CDS encoding lysylphosphatidylglycerol synthase domain-containing protein: protein MIAQSHKAKQYLLATAKVLVLTITFGYIYYKLKNYSSVDLEAFTSSVFSKGMVSGYLFLLFLILAAANWYFEIAKWQNLLSTVEKINFKTALKQSLAALTISLATPNRIGDYGAKALFFDVKLRKKILLLNFFSGTAQMFVTTIFGVFGLLYLLQNFNITYSITTVAIALVSVILIFVLGYFFKDKVLLFKDLSVARVFRFYYKLPRQVKLKTILFSVFRYVIFSVMFYALLLFFGGNISVSAALPLIFAMYFLVSVLPSIFFLDVVIRGGVAVWLFSLVGVSELTVLWSVLAMWLLNFVIPSILGSFFVFTYQPVTR from the coding sequence ATGATCGCCCAATCGCACAAAGCTAAACAATATCTACTTGCCACCGCAAAAGTTTTGGTGCTCACAATAACTTTTGGCTATATTTATTATAAACTGAAAAACTATTCATCGGTAGATTTAGAAGCATTTACATCCTCGGTTTTTTCCAAGGGAATGGTTTCAGGGTATCTGTTTTTGTTGTTTTTAATTCTAGCAGCTGCCAACTGGTATTTTGAAATAGCAAAGTGGCAAAACTTACTTTCCACAGTAGAAAAAATAAATTTTAAAACGGCTTTAAAACAGAGTTTGGCGGCACTAACCATTTCATTGGCAACACCCAACCGCATTGGAGATTACGGTGCGAAAGCTTTGTTTTTTGACGTGAAGTTGCGAAAAAAAATACTTCTTTTAAATTTTTTTTCCGGTACGGCACAAATGTTTGTCACCACAATTTTTGGAGTTTTTGGATTGTTATATTTACTGCAAAACTTCAATATTACGTATTCTATAACAACTGTAGCGATTGCTTTAGTTAGTGTGATTTTGATTTTTGTACTCGGCTATTTTTTTAAAGATAAAGTGCTTTTATTTAAAGATCTTTCTGTGGCGAGGGTTTTTCGTTTTTATTATAAGTTACCCCGTCAAGTTAAATTAAAAACAATACTCTTTTCGGTTTTTCGCTATGTAATTTTTAGCGTAATGTTTTATGCACTTTTATTATTTTTTGGAGGGAATATAAGCGTTTCAGCAGCCCTTCCTTTAATATTCGCAATGTATTTTTTGGTATCTGTATTGCCTTCAATTTTTTTTTTAGATGTGGTAATTCGCGGCGGAGTTGCGGTGTGGCTGTTTTCGCTAGTAGGGGTTTCTGAACTTACAGTTTTATGGTCCGTATTGGCAATGTGGCTTTTAAATTTTGTAATTCCTTCAATCTTGGGTAGCTTTTTTGTTTTTACCTATCAACCTGTTACCCGATGA
- a CDS encoding glycosyltransferase family 2 protein — translation MIWVFSTLFVVYVICMLILVFGFKKVPLFSEKVAKRTTGFSIVIPFRNEAENLSKLLETIEGLHYPSNMFEIIFVNDASEDTSEQIISEATVKSKLSINLIQNRRRTFSPKKDAITEAVKHANFEWIATTDADCELPKSWLTTLDGFIKKNKPMMVCGPVLYKSNGSFIENFQQLDALSLQAVTIGSIGYKNILLSNGANLTYKKEAFIKVNGFKGNDHIGSGDDIFLMEKIKQTFPKKVLYLKSKDAIVITKPQKNWKAVLNQRIRWASKISKQQNKISYFLGMLVFLVNISVLALPFLMIFDSENTTIYIALLGFKIITDYIVLLQSGDFFDIKISFWKFIRQPFLYAIVIVAVVVGSLDGTYLWKGRTFKKAQQTN, via the coding sequence ATGATTTGGGTCTTTTCCACCCTATTTGTGGTGTACGTTATTTGTATGCTAATTTTGGTCTTCGGATTTAAAAAGGTACCGTTATTTTCGGAAAAAGTTGCAAAGCGAACAACTGGTTTTAGCATTGTAATTCCGTTTAGAAATGAAGCTGAAAACCTCTCGAAACTATTGGAAACGATAGAAGGTTTACATTATCCTTCCAATATGTTTGAAATTATATTTGTAAACGACGCTTCGGAAGATACTTCCGAACAAATTATTTCCGAAGCTACTGTAAAGAGTAAGCTTTCTATAAACCTAATTCAAAACAGACGCCGCACTTTTTCACCCAAAAAAGATGCTATCACCGAAGCCGTTAAACACGCAAATTTTGAATGGATTGCAACTACCGATGCAGACTGCGAATTGCCAAAAAGCTGGCTAACAACGTTAGATGGTTTTATTAAAAAAAATAAACCAATGATGGTTTGCGGTCCAGTTTTATACAAATCTAACGGGAGTTTTATTGAAAATTTTCAACAGTTGGATGCACTTAGTTTACAAGCAGTAACCATTGGTAGTATTGGCTATAAAAATATATTATTGAGTAACGGCGCCAATTTAACCTATAAGAAAGAAGCGTTTATAAAAGTGAATGGTTTTAAAGGAAACGACCATATTGGCAGTGGCGACGATATTTTTTTGATGGAAAAAATAAAACAGACCTTTCCGAAAAAAGTCTTGTATTTAAAATCGAAAGACGCAATTGTTATCACCAAGCCACAAAAAAACTGGAAAGCGGTTTTAAACCAGCGTATTCGTTGGGCTTCAAAAATCTCAAAGCAGCAAAATAAAATTTCATATTTCTTGGGAATGCTTGTTTTTTTAGTTAATATCTCAGTTTTAGCCTTGCCTTTCCTTATGATCTTTGATTCTGAAAATACTACAATTTATATCGCGTTGCTCGGCTTTAAAATTATAACCGATTATATAGTTTTGTTGCAATCGGGGGATTTTTTCGATATAAAAATCTCGTTTTGGAAATTTATTCGTCAGCCCTTTTTGTATGCTATTGTTATTGTTGCGGTAGTTGTTGGATCTTTGGACGGAACGTATTTGTGGAAAGGGCGAACCTTTAAAAAAGCCCAACAAACAAATTAA
- a CDS encoding M56 family metallopeptidase, whose protein sequence is MIHLLLQIFVFQCLFLAVYNLFLKKETFFGLNRIYLLVTPILGCILPFISLDFLQQTVPQEFVQQLPAVVIGANTFETISTNTGTWIPGFLDIYFLGITVSALFFLYKYIKIATLKSVVTIKNNDGTKLKILPNTNTAFSFLNTIYLGENISEANRLKIIAHEKIHLNDKHSLDLLFFEFLKIVFWFNPMVYLFQNQLATLHEYIADAKITAQESKASYYQNLLSEVFQTEKISFINTFFNQSLIKKRISMLQKSKSKKIAQLKYLLLLPVICSMLFYASCSNEPKAEETLTVQQSDSEVMNKINELAEAIMKKGDMTPEEEKALKLLTTPAQPGDKVYTSVQEYLNETADDSDKSFSFSEMEKVPTYPGCEGNNEALKKCFTERISAFVGENFNTKLGSDLGLTGRQRILVQFKIDKSGQIVDVKARAPKPELEVEAVRVVKLLPQMQPGEQKGKKVGVIYSLPIVFDVVE, encoded by the coding sequence ATGATACACTTACTCCTACAAATATTCGTTTTTCAATGCCTGTTTTTGGCAGTGTACAACCTCTTTCTAAAAAAAGAAACCTTTTTTGGTTTAAACAGAATCTATCTGTTAGTCACTCCAATTTTGGGCTGCATTTTACCATTTATAAGTTTAGATTTTCTTCAGCAAACCGTGCCTCAGGAATTTGTGCAACAATTGCCAGCTGTTGTTATTGGCGCCAACACATTCGAAACAATATCAACTAATACAGGAACTTGGATTCCCGGTTTTTTAGATATTTATTTCTTGGGAATAACGGTTAGTGCCCTGTTTTTTCTTTATAAATACATTAAAATAGCAACCTTAAAATCGGTAGTTACTATAAAAAATAACGACGGAACTAAACTCAAAATACTACCGAATACCAATACTGCATTTTCGTTTTTAAACACTATATATTTAGGTGAAAATATTTCTGAAGCAAACAGATTAAAAATTATTGCTCATGAAAAAATTCATCTAAATGACAAACATTCGCTAGACCTGCTTTTTTTTGAATTTCTTAAAATCGTATTTTGGTTTAACCCGATGGTATATCTCTTCCAAAACCAATTGGCAACCCTACATGAATATATTGCAGATGCCAAGATTACCGCTCAAGAAAGTAAAGCTTCTTATTATCAAAACCTATTATCGGAAGTTTTCCAAACCGAGAAAATTTCATTCATCAATACATTTTTCAATCAATCATTAATCAAAAAACGAATTAGTATGTTACAAAAATCAAAATCGAAAAAAATCGCGCAACTCAAGTATTTATTGTTGTTGCCAGTAATTTGCAGTATGCTGTTTTACGCTTCCTGCAGCAACGAACCAAAGGCGGAGGAAACTCTAACCGTGCAACAATCAGACTCCGAAGTGATGAACAAAATCAACGAACTGGCCGAAGCTATTATGAAAAAGGGCGATATGACTCCCGAAGAGGAAAAAGCACTAAAACTGCTAACAACCCCTGCGCAACCGGGCGATAAAGTTTATACATCTGTTCAGGAATATTTAAATGAAACTGCAGATGATTCTGACAAATCATTTTCCTTTTCCGAAATGGAGAAAGTGCCAACCTATCCCGGTTGTGAAGGTAATAATGAAGCATTAAAAAAATGTTTCACAGAACGGATAAGTGCCTTTGTTGGAGAAAATTTCAACACTAAACTTGGGAGTGATTTAGGACTTACAGGCAGACAAAGGATTCTTGTTCAATTTAAAATTGACAAATCTGGGCAAATAGTTGATGTTAAGGCACGAGCCCCAAAACCAGAACTTGAAGTAGAGGCCGTTCGTGTCGTAAAATTGTTACCACAAATGCAACCCGGTGAGCAAAAAGGTAAAAAAGTGGGCGTGATATACTCCCTGCCCATTGTTTTTGACGTTGTGGAATAA
- a CDS encoding BlaI/MecI/CopY family transcriptional regulator, protein MKQLTKAEEDIMQILWDLEEANVASIIEQLPEPKPAYNTVSTIVRILESKNFVDYRKEGRGHVYFPKVKKTEYSNQSLNKLMEGYFQGSFKSMVSFFMKKNDISIQEMEAIMKEINSEKTGK, encoded by the coding sequence ATGAAACAATTAACAAAAGCCGAAGAAGATATTATGCAGATCCTTTGGGATTTGGAAGAAGCTAATGTAGCATCAATTATAGAGCAACTGCCAGAGCCAAAACCTGCTTATAACACCGTTTCTACCATTGTACGTATTCTGGAAAGCAAAAATTTTGTGGATTACAGAAAGGAAGGGCGGGGCCATGTTTATTTCCCAAAGGTGAAAAAAACCGAATACAGCAATCAATCCTTAAATAAGTTAATGGAGGGCTATTTTCAAGGCTCTTTTAAAAGCATGGTTTCCTTTTTTATGAAGAAGAACGATATAAGTATTCAGGAAATGGAAGCTATAATGAAAGAAATTAATTCTGAAAAAACTGGAAAATGA
- a CDS encoding nitroreductase family protein translates to MILNSIKSRRAVFPAQYNKQPIAKEDVLNILEAANWAPTHKRTEPWRFRVFHGVSQVGLGKFMAETYKQTTEKFSEFTYNKLMDNPVKAGCVMVICMQRDPKESLPEWEEIAATAMAVQNMWLTAHDLGIGAYWSTPGILKYMDKFIQLEEGEQCLGLFYLGKYDEPLPEGTRKNSIQEKVVWM, encoded by the coding sequence ATGATTTTAAATAGTATAAAAAGCCGCCGCGCGGTTTTTCCAGCCCAATACAACAAACAACCCATTGCAAAGGAAGATGTATTAAATATACTCGAAGCCGCAAATTGGGCGCCTACCCATAAGCGTACCGAACCATGGCGATTTAGGGTTTTTCACGGTGTTTCACAAGTTGGTCTGGGTAAATTTATGGCCGAAACCTATAAACAAACCACCGAAAAATTCTCCGAATTTACATATAATAAGCTTATGGACAACCCTGTAAAGGCAGGCTGTGTAATGGTAATTTGTATGCAGCGCGACCCGAAAGAAAGCCTGCCAGAATGGGAAGAAATTGCCGCGACCGCCATGGCTGTGCAAAATATGTGGCTTACCGCTCACGACTTGGGAATAGGAGCGTATTGGTCTACTCCAGGTATTTTAAAATATATGGACAAGTTTATTCAATTGGAGGAGGGAGAACAGTGCTTGGGATTGTTCTATTTAGGCAAATACGACGAGCCTCTGCCCGAAGGAACACGAAAAAATTCTATTCAAGAAAAAGTAGTCTGGATGTAA